A window of Streptomyces sp. DG1A-41 contains these coding sequences:
- a CDS encoding thioredoxin domain-containing protein, which yields MPNRLAHETSPYLLQHADNPVDWWPWSAEAFEEARKRNVPVLLSVGYSSCHWCHVMAHESFEDQETAEYLNAHYVSVKVDREERPDVDAVYMEAVQAATGHGGWPMTVFLTPDAEPFYFGTYFPPAPRQGMPSFRQVLQGVHQAWEDRRDEVTEVAGKIVRDLAGREISYGDAQTPGEQELAQALLALTREYDPQRGGFGGAPKFPPSMVLEFLLRHHARTGAEGALEMARDTCERMARGGIYDQLGGGFARYSVDRDWVVPHFEKMLYDNALLCRVYAHLWRATGSELARRVALETADFMVRELRTAEGGFASALDADSDDGTGRHVEGAYYVWTPEQLRDVLGEQDAELAAQYLGVTEEGTFEHGQSVLQLPQQDGLFDAGKIASIRERLLAKRAGRPAPGRDDKVVAAWNGLAVAALAETGAYFDRPDLVEAALAAADLLVRLHLDEQARLSRTSKDGHAGANAGVLEDYADVAEGFLALASVTGEGVWLEFAGFLLDHVLARFTDEESGALFDTAADAERLIRRPQDPTDNAAPSGWTAAASALLGYAAHTGSEPHRTAAERALGVVKALGPRVPRFIGWGLAAAEAALDGPREVAIVGPSLDHEGTRMLHRTALLGTAPGAVVAVGAPGSDEFPLLADRPLVGGEPAAYVCRNFTCDAPTTEAARLRAVLSD from the coding sequence ATGCCGAACCGACTGGCGCACGAGACGTCCCCTTATCTCCTTCAGCACGCCGACAACCCCGTCGACTGGTGGCCCTGGTCGGCGGAGGCCTTCGAGGAGGCCCGCAAGCGGAACGTGCCCGTGCTGCTCAGCGTCGGCTACAGCAGCTGTCACTGGTGTCACGTGATGGCTCACGAGTCCTTCGAGGACCAGGAGACCGCCGAGTACCTCAACGCGCACTACGTGAGCGTGAAGGTCGACCGCGAGGAGCGGCCGGACGTCGACGCGGTCTACATGGAGGCCGTGCAGGCGGCGACCGGGCACGGCGGCTGGCCCATGACCGTCTTCCTCACCCCGGACGCCGAGCCGTTCTACTTCGGCACGTACTTCCCGCCCGCCCCGCGCCAGGGCATGCCGTCCTTCCGGCAGGTGCTCCAGGGCGTCCACCAGGCGTGGGAGGACCGGCGGGACGAGGTCACCGAGGTCGCCGGGAAGATCGTCCGCGACCTGGCCGGGCGGGAGATCTCCTACGGGGACGCCCAGACTCCCGGCGAGCAGGAGCTCGCTCAGGCGCTGCTCGCGCTCACCCGCGAGTACGACCCGCAGCGCGGCGGATTCGGCGGGGCGCCGAAGTTCCCGCCGTCCATGGTCCTGGAGTTCCTGCTACGCCATCACGCCCGCACCGGTGCCGAGGGCGCCCTCGAGATGGCGCGGGACACCTGCGAGCGCATGGCGCGCGGCGGCATCTACGACCAGCTCGGCGGCGGCTTCGCGCGCTACTCCGTCGACCGCGACTGGGTCGTGCCGCACTTCGAGAAGATGCTGTACGACAACGCCCTGCTGTGCCGGGTCTACGCCCACCTCTGGCGCGCCACCGGCTCGGAGCTGGCCCGCCGGGTCGCGCTGGAGACCGCCGACTTCATGGTGCGCGAACTGCGCACGGCCGAGGGCGGGTTCGCCTCCGCGCTGGACGCCGACAGCGACGACGGGACCGGCAGGCACGTAGAGGGCGCGTACTACGTGTGGACGCCGGAGCAGTTGCGGGACGTGCTCGGAGAGCAGGACGCCGAACTCGCCGCCCAGTACCTCGGCGTCACCGAGGAGGGCACCTTCGAGCACGGCCAGTCCGTTCTCCAACTGCCGCAGCAGGACGGCCTGTTCGACGCCGGGAAGATCGCCTCCATCCGCGAGCGGCTGCTGGCGAAGCGGGCCGGGCGTCCGGCCCCGGGCCGGGACGACAAGGTCGTCGCCGCCTGGAACGGGCTGGCTGTCGCCGCGCTTGCCGAGACCGGCGCCTACTTCGACCGGCCCGACCTCGTCGAGGCCGCCCTCGCCGCCGCCGACCTCCTCGTCCGGCTGCACCTCGACGAGCAGGCCCGGCTCAGCCGCACCAGCAAGGACGGCCACGCCGGCGCCAACGCGGGTGTGCTGGAGGACTACGCCGACGTGGCGGAGGGCTTCCTCGCGCTGGCGTCCGTCACCGGGGAGGGCGTCTGGCTGGAGTTCGCCGGGTTCCTGCTCGACCACGTCCTGGCCCGGTTCACCGACGAGGAGTCGGGCGCCCTGTTCGACACCGCCGCCGACGCCGAGCGGCTGATCCGCCGCCCGCAGGACCCGACCGACAACGCCGCTCCGTCCGGCTGGACCGCGGCGGCGAGCGCCCTGCTCGGCTACGCCGCGCACACCGGGTCCGAGCCCCACCGCACCGCCGCCGAGAGGGCCCTCGGCGTCGTCAAGGCGCTCGGGCCGCGCGTGCCCCGCTTCATCGGCTGGGGGCTCGCCGCCGCCGAGGCCGCGCTGGACGGGCCGCGCGAGGTCGCGATCGTGGGACCGTCGCTCGACCACGAGGGCACGAGGATGCTGCACCGCACGGCACTGCTGGGCACCGCGCCCGGCGCGGTCGTCGCCGTCGGCGCCCCCGGGAGCGACGAGTTTCCGCTGCTCGCGGACCGTCCGCTGGTGGGCGGTGAACCGGCCGCGTACGTCTGCCGTAACTTCACATGCGACGCCCCGACGACCGAAGCTGCAAGGCTGCGTGCGGTGTTGAGCGACTGA
- a CDS encoding glycosyltransferase: MLTSVFIAAVSLALFWMAAFTLWWQMHAWRTPEVLASTRFSSPDGDEHVSFSLLLPARHEQAVLDHTIQRLLESSHTGFEIIVIVGHDDPETTAVAERAAARDPRVRVVVDTHEKKNKPKAMNTALPHCRGDVVGVFDAEDQVHPELLAHVDHAFRTTGADVVQGGVQLINFHSSWYSLRNCLEYFFWFRSRLHLHAQKGFIPLGGNTVFVRTDVLREAGGWDPNCLAEDCDLGVRLSSVGKKVVVAYDSDMVTREETPGSLMSLLKQRTRWNQGFLQVYRKKDWKQLPTLGQRLLARYTLMTPFMQAFTGLIIPLNVAIALFLDVPVGIAFITFLPAVTALVTFVFEIVGLHDFGKQYGLRVRFAHYLKLIVGGPFYQVLLAGAAVRAVWREQRGRNDWELTTHVGAHLDETAVTRRDVPVTREDVPA; this comes from the coding sequence TTGCTGACGTCTGTCTTCATCGCTGCCGTTTCACTGGCCCTGTTCTGGATGGCGGCGTTCACTCTGTGGTGGCAGATGCACGCCTGGCGTACGCCGGAAGTGCTCGCCTCCACGCGGTTCAGCAGTCCGGACGGGGACGAGCACGTCTCCTTCTCGCTGCTGCTGCCCGCGCGGCACGAACAGGCGGTGCTGGACCACACGATCCAGCGGCTGCTGGAGTCGAGCCACACGGGCTTCGAGATCATCGTGATCGTCGGGCACGACGACCCTGAGACCACCGCCGTGGCCGAGCGGGCCGCGGCACGTGATCCACGGGTCCGTGTCGTCGTCGACACGCACGAGAAGAAGAACAAGCCGAAGGCCATGAACACGGCCCTGCCGCACTGCCGCGGCGACGTCGTCGGCGTGTTCGACGCGGAGGACCAGGTCCACCCCGAGCTCCTCGCGCACGTCGACCACGCCTTCCGCACCACCGGCGCGGACGTCGTCCAGGGCGGGGTGCAGCTGATCAACTTCCACTCCAGCTGGTACAGCCTGCGCAACTGCCTGGAGTACTTCTTCTGGTTCCGCTCGCGGCTCCATCTGCACGCGCAGAAAGGTTTCATTCCGCTGGGCGGCAACACCGTCTTCGTCCGCACGGACGTCCTCAGGGAAGCCGGCGGCTGGGACCCCAACTGCCTCGCCGAGGACTGCGACCTGGGCGTCAGGCTCTCCAGCGTCGGCAAGAAGGTCGTCGTCGCCTACGACTCCGACATGGTGACCCGGGAGGAGACCCCGGGCTCGCTGATGTCCCTGCTGAAGCAGCGCACCCGCTGGAACCAGGGGTTCCTCCAGGTGTACCGGAAGAAGGACTGGAAGCAACTGCCCACCCTCGGGCAGCGGCTGCTCGCCCGCTACACCCTGATGACGCCGTTCATGCAGGCCTTCACCGGCCTGATCATCCCGCTGAACGTGGCGATCGCGCTGTTCCTCGACGTGCCCGTCGGCATCGCCTTCATCACCTTCCTGCCGGCCGTCACCGCCTTGGTCACCTTCGTCTTCGAGATCGTCGGACTGCACGACTTCGGCAAGCAGTACGGGCTGCGTGTGCGGTTCGCGCACTACCTGAAGCTGATCGTGGGCGGCCCCTTCTACCAGGTCCTGCTCGCCGGGGCGGCCGTCCGTGCCGTATGGCGTGAGCAGCGCGGCCGCAACGACTGGGAGCTGACGACCCATGTCGGCGCGCATCTCGACGAGACGGCCGTGACCCGGCGGGACGTTCCCGTGACCCGAGAGGACGTTCCCGCGTGA
- a CDS encoding phospholipid carrier-dependent glycosyltransferase, whose protein sequence is MTSTLPAATTAKVPAQRRPAPRTGARRRPEPPSRLRSSRPDLLLCGVLLVAILVVQGWNIADYPALSDDEGTYLAQAWSVQQGNGLAHYTYWYDHPPLGWIQIAVLTWIPALISPESMTVGTMRAAMLVISGISAVLVYVLGRRLALPRWAAALGMVFFGLSPLAVVLQREIFLDNLAVMWTLLAFTLAASPSRHLWHHFGAGIAAATAVLTKETMLVVLPALFLTMWRHSHKDTRKFALTGAVTACALIGFSYPLFALLKGELLPGGGHVSLWDGVKYQMTRPGSGFILDQGSGSWGVLQSWLYYDKILPLGGLAGALLLLATWRWSVTARALAGPALAVAIFAALALRPNGYLPAMYVIQALPFLALVLAGGTASVAHAVLSRWRSEAEKRYVSVGRHALATVLALAAGAYVVPHWYDGARTAVTTDANAPYKAASQWLATEVENPERTRVLVDDALWLDLVHQGYRPGLGVIWFYKADLDPAVTKTMPRGWKDLDYVVASPTVRRDAADLPNVKAAMEHSAPVATFGTGEDRIEIRQIQTTAGGTR, encoded by the coding sequence GTGACCTCCACCCTTCCCGCGGCGACCACTGCGAAGGTCCCCGCGCAGCGCCGGCCTGCGCCCCGCACCGGTGCCCGCCGACGGCCCGAGCCGCCGAGCCGGCTGCGCTCCTCCCGCCCCGACCTGCTCCTGTGCGGTGTGCTGCTCGTGGCGATCCTCGTCGTGCAGGGCTGGAACATCGCCGACTACCCGGCCCTCAGCGACGACGAGGGCACCTACCTCGCCCAGGCCTGGTCGGTCCAGCAGGGCAACGGCCTCGCCCACTACACCTACTGGTACGACCACCCGCCGCTGGGCTGGATCCAGATCGCCGTGCTGACCTGGATCCCCGCGCTGATCAGCCCCGAGTCGATGACGGTCGGCACCATGCGGGCCGCGATGCTGGTGATCAGCGGCATCAGCGCGGTCCTGGTCTACGTGCTCGGCCGCCGTCTCGCCCTGCCTCGCTGGGCCGCGGCCCTCGGCATGGTGTTCTTCGGCCTCTCGCCGCTGGCGGTCGTCCTCCAGCGGGAGATCTTCCTCGACAACCTCGCGGTGATGTGGACGCTGCTGGCCTTCACGCTGGCCGCCTCCCCGAGCCGCCACCTCTGGCACCACTTCGGCGCGGGGATAGCGGCGGCGACGGCCGTCCTCACCAAGGAGACGATGCTCGTCGTCCTGCCCGCGCTGTTCCTCACCATGTGGCGGCACAGCCACAAGGACACCCGCAAGTTCGCGCTCACCGGAGCCGTCACGGCCTGCGCCCTGATCGGCTTCTCGTATCCGCTGTTCGCCCTGCTCAAGGGCGAGCTGCTGCCGGGCGGCGGGCACGTATCCCTCTGGGACGGCGTCAAGTACCAGATGACCAGGCCCGGTTCGGGCTTCATCCTGGACCAGGGCTCCGGCTCCTGGGGCGTGCTCCAGTCGTGGCTGTACTACGACAAGATCCTGCCCCTCGGCGGCCTCGCGGGCGCTCTCCTGCTCCTCGCCACCTGGCGCTGGTCCGTCACCGCCCGGGCCCTCGCCGGACCGGCCCTGGCCGTCGCGATCTTCGCCGCGCTGGCCCTGCGCCCGAACGGCTACCTGCCCGCGATGTACGTCATCCAGGCCCTGCCGTTCCTCGCCCTCGTCCTCGCCGGAGGAACCGCCTCCGTCGCCCACGCGGTGCTGAGCCGCTGGCGCTCCGAGGCGGAGAAACGGTACGTCAGCGTGGGCCGCCACGCGCTCGCCACCGTCCTCGCCCTCGCCGCCGGCGCCTACGTCGTACCGCACTGGTACGACGGCGCCCGCACCGCCGTCACCACCGACGCCAACGCCCCCTACAAGGCCGCGTCCCAGTGGCTGGCCACCGAGGTCGAGAACCCGGAGCGCACCCGCGTCCTGGTCGACGACGCCCTCTGGCTCGACCTCGTGCATCAGGGCTACCGGCCGGGGCTCGGCGTCATCTGGTTCTACAAGGCCGACCTCGACCCGGCGGTGACGAAGACGATGCCGCGCGGCTGGAAGGACCTGGACTACGTCGTCGCCTCGCCGACCGTGCGGCGGGACGCGGCCGACCTGCCCAACGTCAAGGCCGCCATGGAGCACTCGGCCCCGGTCGCCACGTTCGGCACCGGTGAGGACCGCATCGAGATACGCCAGATCCAGACCACCGCCGGAGGCACGCGATGA
- a CDS encoding glycosyltransferase family 2 protein, with the protein MSQESTVPGEVVETAEIPEPGAVTIVVPTFNESANVRQLLHQITEAVPARLPCEVVFVDDSTDDTPEVIQQAAQDCPFPVTVLHREEPVGGLGGAVVEGLKAATSDWIVVMDGDCQHPPSLVPDLVATGERANAGLVVASRYIKGGSRAGLAGSYRVAVSRGATWLTKALFPRRLHGISDPMSGFFAIRRSAVTAEVLQPLGYKILLELAVRSRPRRVTEVPFVFQDRFAGESKSTAQEGFRFLRHLAGLRAASPVARMVGFGLIGLTGFVPNLLGLWALSAAGMHYVPAEILANQLGVAWNFVLIEHLLFRERRRHRSWWDRTGRFALLANADLVLRIPLIAVFVHQFHLGVLSATALALVTTFVLRFVATEALVYLPRRGPEKPVRESRTARRAV; encoded by the coding sequence ATGAGCCAGGAGTCCACCGTCCCCGGCGAGGTCGTCGAGACCGCCGAGATCCCCGAACCGGGCGCCGTCACCATCGTCGTACCGACGTTCAACGAGTCGGCGAACGTACGGCAGTTGCTGCACCAGATCACCGAGGCCGTGCCGGCCCGGCTGCCGTGCGAGGTCGTCTTCGTGGACGACTCCACCGACGACACGCCCGAGGTCATCCAGCAGGCGGCGCAGGACTGCCCCTTCCCGGTGACCGTCCTGCACCGCGAGGAGCCGGTGGGCGGGCTCGGGGGCGCGGTCGTCGAGGGGCTGAAGGCGGCCACGTCCGACTGGATCGTCGTCATGGACGGCGACTGCCAGCACCCGCCGTCCCTCGTGCCCGACCTGGTCGCCACCGGCGAGCGGGCGAACGCCGGGCTGGTCGTGGCCTCCCGGTACATCAAGGGCGGCAGCCGGGCCGGGCTCGCGGGCAGTTACCGCGTGGCCGTCTCGCGCGGGGCGACCTGGCTGACCAAGGCGCTGTTCCCGCGCCGGCTGCACGGCATCAGCGACCCGATGAGCGGCTTCTTCGCGATCCGCCGCAGCGCCGTCACGGCCGAGGTTCTCCAGCCGCTCGGCTACAAGATCCTCCTCGAACTCGCCGTCCGCAGCCGCCCGCGCCGGGTCACCGAGGTGCCCTTCGTCTTCCAGGACCGGTTCGCCGGGGAGTCCAAGTCGACAGCGCAGGAGGGCTTCCGGTTCCTGCGTCACCTGGCCGGACTGCGCGCCGCCTCGCCCGTCGCGCGCATGGTCGGCTTCGGCCTGATCGGGCTCACCGGCTTCGTACCGAACCTGCTGGGCCTGTGGGCGCTGAGCGCCGCCGGCATGCACTACGTACCGGCGGAGATCCTCGCCAACCAGCTCGGCGTCGCCTGGAACTTCGTGCTCATCGAGCACCTGCTGTTCCGCGAACGGCGCCGGCACCGCAGCTGGTGGGACCGGACCGGACGGTTCGCGCTGCTGGCCAACGCCGATCTGGTGCTGCGGATCCCGCTGATCGCCGTGTTCGTGCACCAGTTCCACCTGGGCGTGCTGTCCGCCACCGCGCTCGCGCTGGTGACGACGTTCGTCCTGCGCTTCGTGGCGACCGAAGCGCTGGTCTATCTGCCGCGCCGGGGCCCTGAGAAGCCCGTGCGCGAGAGCCGCACCGCTAGGAGAGCCGTGTGA
- a CDS encoding galactose oxidase-like domain-containing protein: protein MNKYRRRTALAGVGALTAGLLLTAPQPASAANLIRNPGFETAGTGDMPYCWEKSGWGDNDFTFTTTTDAHTGGKAMKVELTRRVDGDRKALITESADCAPVVTPGKQYDLGLWYKTTTPDASITLFRHDTTAGWQYWTDLKTLDLAADWTEATVRTPEVPAGTDRISWGVSVYGTGSATTDDYTMEQVTDPVPPPDCTGTAEQCANGKWDVLPTRNPVRSMHSVVLHNGKVLLIAGSGNDESMFEAGTFTSAVYDPADGSYKVVPTPKDMFCAGHVQLQDGRVLVMSGNKGYPSADGRVGYQGYKDSYLFDPETETYTKTNDMNDGHWYPSATILGNGDVISFGGLREDSTGSVTAELFSEAEQQWQPTWKVNQTWSYWGLYPSMILMQDGRLFYSGSHVFGNNIPGTGSAIYDYGANTITQVPGLRKKDERDQSASVLLPPAQDQKVLTLGGGNIDSNPEANRLTDIIDLKQPSPSYVAGPPIPQGTVDLGDGPVPQSGDQGKMYVSAVLLPDGKVLETGGALHNRANPVYETSVFDPETETFDPVAVDPEARGYHSSAFLLPDGRVMTTGDNPGNGSWNHDVSVYSPPYLFKGPRPRITSVIDTEWTYGDTQRITVDRPIAKAELIRPAAVTHSSDPNQRFVDLPLSVDGDHVDLNVTSNPNLAPPGWYMLFAVDANGVPSVAKWVHLQGPQALEAADASAHVHDFADAPEGKVVKPGKKRTSQKVSPTISGCDRHYGSINVCVPTDFPADVKKSTAARCEWLKTNDYGRLKINGKDDPLRLDRNGDGIACGRGDMRRS from the coding sequence GTGAACAAGTACCGGAGAAGGACCGCACTCGCCGGCGTGGGCGCGCTCACGGCCGGCCTCCTGCTGACCGCGCCCCAGCCCGCCTCCGCCGCCAACCTCATCAGGAACCCCGGTTTCGAGACCGCCGGCACCGGCGACATGCCGTACTGCTGGGAGAAGTCCGGCTGGGGCGACAACGACTTCACCTTCACCACCACGACCGACGCGCACACCGGCGGCAAGGCCATGAAGGTCGAGCTGACCCGCCGCGTCGACGGCGACCGCAAGGCTTTGATCACCGAGTCCGCCGACTGCGCGCCGGTGGTGACGCCGGGCAAGCAGTACGACCTCGGCCTCTGGTACAAGACGACCACGCCCGACGCGTCGATCACGCTGTTCCGGCACGACACGACGGCCGGCTGGCAGTACTGGACCGACCTCAAGACGCTGGACCTGGCGGCCGACTGGACCGAGGCCACCGTCCGCACCCCCGAGGTCCCGGCCGGCACCGACCGCATCTCCTGGGGCGTCTCCGTCTACGGCACCGGCTCCGCCACGACCGACGACTACACGATGGAGCAGGTCACCGACCCGGTCCCGCCGCCGGACTGCACCGGCACCGCAGAGCAGTGCGCGAACGGCAAGTGGGACGTGCTGCCCACCCGGAACCCGGTCCGCTCCATGCACTCCGTCGTCCTCCACAACGGCAAGGTGCTGCTGATCGCGGGCTCCGGCAACGACGAGTCGATGTTCGAGGCCGGCACCTTCACCTCGGCGGTATACGACCCGGCGGACGGCTCCTACAAGGTCGTCCCCACGCCGAAGGACATGTTCTGCGCCGGCCATGTGCAGCTCCAGGACGGGCGCGTGCTGGTGATGAGCGGCAACAAGGGCTACCCGTCGGCGGACGGCCGCGTCGGCTACCAGGGCTACAAGGACTCGTACCTCTTCGACCCGGAGACCGAGACCTACACGAAGACCAACGACATGAACGACGGCCACTGGTACCCGTCGGCCACGATCCTCGGCAACGGCGACGTCATCTCCTTCGGCGGCCTGCGCGAGGACTCCACCGGCTCGGTCACCGCCGAGCTGTTCTCCGAGGCCGAGCAGCAGTGGCAGCCGACCTGGAAGGTCAACCAGACCTGGTCCTACTGGGGCCTGTACCCGTCGATGATCCTCATGCAGGACGGCCGCCTCTTCTACTCGGGCAGCCACGTCTTCGGCAACAACATCCCCGGCACCGGCTCGGCGATCTACGACTACGGCGCCAACACCATCACCCAGGTCCCGGGCCTCCGGAAGAAGGACGAGCGCGACCAGTCGGCCAGCGTGCTGCTGCCGCCGGCGCAGGACCAGAAGGTCCTCACCCTCGGCGGCGGCAACATCGACTCCAACCCGGAGGCGAACCGCCTGACCGACATCATCGACCTCAAGCAGCCCAGCCCCTCCTACGTGGCAGGGCCGCCGATCCCGCAGGGCACGGTCGACCTCGGCGACGGGCCCGTCCCGCAGAGCGGTGACCAGGGCAAGATGTACGTCTCCGCCGTGCTCCTGCCCGACGGCAAGGTGCTGGAGACCGGCGGCGCGCTGCACAACCGCGCCAACCCGGTCTACGAGACGTCGGTCTTCGACCCCGAGACGGAGACCTTCGACCCGGTGGCCGTCGACCCCGAGGCGCGCGGCTACCACTCCTCGGCGTTCCTGCTCCCGGACGGCCGCGTGATGACCACCGGCGACAACCCGGGCAACGGCTCCTGGAACCACGACGTGTCGGTCTACAGCCCGCCCTACCTGTTCAAGGGCCCGCGCCCGCGGATCACTTCCGTCATCGACACCGAGTGGACCTACGGCGACACCCAGCGGATCACCGTCGACCGGCCCATCGCCAAGGCCGAGTTGATCCGCCCGGCCGCCGTCACGCACTCCTCCGACCCGAACCAGCGGTTCGTGGACCTGCCGCTGTCCGTCGACGGCGACCACGTCGACCTGAACGTGACCAGCAACCCCAACCTGGCCCCGCCCGGCTGGTACATGCTCTTCGCGGTGGACGCGAACGGGGTGCCGTCGGTGGCGAAGTGGGTGCACCTCCAGGGCCCGCAGGCCCTCGAGGCGGCGGACGCGTCGGCGCACGTCCACGACTTCGCCGACGCGCCCGAGGGCAAGGTCGTGAAACCCGGCAAGAAGCGCACATCGCAGAAGGTCAGCCCGACGATCTCCGGCTGCGACCGCCACTACGGCTCGATCAACGTCTGCGTGCCGACCGACTTCCCGGCGGACGTGAAGAAGTCGACGGCAGCCCGCTGCGAGTGGCTCAAGACGAACGACTACGGCCGCCTGAAGATCAACGGCAAGGACGACCCGCTGCGCCTGGACCGCAATGGGGACGGGATCGCCTGCGGCAGGGGAGACATGAGGAGGAGCTAG
- a CDS encoding Mut7-C RNAse domain-containing protein, which translates to MNGPEIRVEFAPELYVFVPQARRAGSLRATTDGVSSLGHVVESLGVPLTEVGALVVDGREVSVSHVPAAGESVTVRTVARPQRVPGAPLRFLLDVHLGTLARRLRLLGVDTAYESTDIGDPALAARSAAEQRVMLSRDRGLLRRRELWAGAFVYSTRPEEQLRDVLDRFEPELRPWTRCTACNGLLRKATKDEVADQLKHGTHATYDVFAQCTACGRAYWKGAHHEKLEAIVERALTEFGS; encoded by the coding sequence GTGAACGGTCCCGAGATCCGCGTCGAGTTCGCCCCCGAGCTGTACGTGTTCGTCCCCCAGGCCCGGCGGGCGGGCAGCCTGCGGGCCACCACGGACGGTGTCTCCAGCCTGGGCCATGTCGTGGAGTCGCTGGGCGTGCCGCTGACCGAGGTGGGCGCCCTGGTCGTGGACGGCCGCGAGGTGTCCGTCTCGCACGTCCCGGCGGCCGGCGAGTCGGTGACCGTGCGGACCGTCGCACGCCCCCAGCGAGTGCCGGGCGCTCCCCTGCGCTTCCTCCTCGACGTACACCTCGGCACGCTGGCCCGCCGGCTGCGGCTGCTCGGTGTCGACACGGCCTACGAGTCGACCGACATCGGCGACCCCGCCCTCGCGGCGCGTTCGGCGGCCGAGCAGCGGGTGATGCTGAGCCGCGACCGGGGGCTGCTGCGGCGGCGCGAGTTGTGGGCGGGGGCGTTCGTCTACAGCACCCGGCCGGAGGAGCAGCTGCGCGACGTCCTGGACCGCTTCGAGCCCGAACTGCGGCCCTGGACACGGTGCACGGCCTGCAACGGGCTGCTGCGCAAGGCCACCAAGGACGAGGTCGCGGACCAGCTCAAGCACGGCACGCACGCCACGTACGACGTGTTCGCGCAGTGCACGGCGTGCGGCCGGGCGTACTGGAAGGGCGCGCACCACGAGAAGCTGGAAGCCATCGTGGAACGCGCCCTCACCGAGTTCGGAAGCTAG
- a CDS encoding TetR family transcriptional regulator has protein sequence MTAPRTTPADRPSLGLRERKKIKTRQAIRAATYALIEEQGYDATTIEQIADRAEVSPSTVFRYFPTKEDIVITDEWDPVMLAELRARPEDESWADVMRHVMRTALDLSLAEDPEVTRLRTRLGVEVPAVRARMMESMAATGRLLRTGLAERSGLDPDSLELRVFAMSVMGGLLEVSHYWAETGHRDDIRDLVDRALDVLEHGLPTGKP, from the coding sequence ATGACGGCCCCACGCACCACCCCCGCCGACCGGCCCTCACTGGGGCTCCGGGAGCGGAAGAAGATCAAGACCCGCCAGGCGATCCGCGCCGCGACCTACGCGCTGATCGAGGAGCAGGGTTACGACGCCACGACGATCGAGCAGATCGCCGACCGGGCCGAGGTGTCGCCGTCGACCGTCTTCCGGTACTTCCCGACCAAGGAGGACATCGTCATCACCGACGAGTGGGACCCGGTGATGCTGGCGGAGCTGCGGGCCCGGCCGGAGGACGAGTCGTGGGCCGATGTCATGCGGCATGTGATGCGCACGGCCCTCGACCTGAGCCTCGCCGAGGACCCCGAGGTGACCCGGCTGCGGACCCGGCTCGGGGTCGAGGTGCCCGCCGTCCGCGCCCGCATGATGGAGAGCATGGCGGCGACCGGCCGGCTGCTCCGCACGGGCCTCGCCGAGCGCTCCGGGCTCGACCCCGACAGTCTGGAGCTGCGGGTCTTCGCCATGTCGGTGATGGGCGGCCTGCTGGAGGTCTCCCACTACTGGGCCGAGACCGGCCACCGGGACGACATCCGGGATCTCGTCGACCGTGCCCTGGACGTCCTGGAGCACGGCCTGCCGACCGGAAAACCCTGA